The following are encoded together in the Emcibacter sp. SYSU 3D8 genome:
- a CDS encoding type II toxin-antitoxin system HicA family toxin, whose product MKRRHRATLELIFARPVTGSIRWTEIEALFVALGAEVSEREGSRIGVFLFGEVRVFHRPHPSPDTDKGAVAGIRKWLDEHGVRP is encoded by the coding sequence ATGAAGCGACGCCATAGAGCCACGCTGGAGCTAATCTTCGCCCGCCCTGTGACCGGTTCGATCCGTTGGACCGAGATCGAGGCACTGTTTGTGGCTCTCGGGGCGGAAGTCAGCGAACGGGAGGGTTCGCGGATCGGCGTATTCCTGTTCGGCGAAGTGCGTGTCTTTCATCGCCCGCATCCTTCACCGGATACGGATAAGGGCGCGGTTGCCGGCATTCGGAAATGGCTGGACGAACATGGAGTAAGGCCATGA
- a CDS encoding type II toxin-antitoxin system HicB family antitoxin, with amino-acid sequence MNNVIEIYGEKAVITFDPDIQMLRGEFVGLNGGADFYAESVRDLIEEGHRSLAVYLEMCREKGIEPGRKFSGKFNVRLDPEDHAAAVIAAAAAGKSLNEWIVETIKEAAA; translated from the coding sequence ATGAACAACGTGATCGAGATCTATGGGGAGAAGGCGGTCATCACCTTCGATCCGGATATTCAGATGCTGCGCGGTGAGTTTGTCGGCCTGAACGGCGGTGCGGACTTCTATGCCGAAAGCGTCCGCGATCTGATCGAGGAAGGCCATAGATCGCTGGCTGTTTATCTGGAGATGTGCAGAGAAAAGGGTATTGAACCAGGCCGGAAATTTTCCGGCAAGTTCAACGTCCGCCTCGACCCCGAAGACCATGCAGCGGCGGTCATTGCAGCGGCGGCGGCGGGCAAAAGCCTGAATGAATGGATCGTTGAGACGATCAAGGAAGCCGCGGCGTAG
- a CDS encoding glutathione S-transferase N-terminal domain-containing protein yields the protein MIDLHTVATPNGHKVSIMLEETGLPYRVIPYNLLEAESWRPGLEAINPNGKLPAIIDTETGCTVFESGAVLIYLAEKTGMLLPADLQGRHRALSWLMFQMAGIGPLHGQAHHFIRYAPVADAYPLERYTREARRLLTVMDTQLGKTGYLAGDYSIADIACWPWIRAARR from the coding sequence GTGATCGACCTTCATACGGTCGCCACGCCCAACGGGCACAAGGTCTCCATCATGCTGGAGGAGACCGGCCTGCCCTACCGGGTGATCCCCTACAACCTGCTGGAGGCCGAAAGCTGGCGGCCTGGGCTGGAGGCGATCAACCCCAATGGCAAGCTGCCCGCCATCATCGACACGGAGACGGGCTGCACCGTGTTCGAATCCGGGGCGGTGCTGATCTATCTGGCGGAAAAGACCGGCATGCTGCTGCCCGCTGACCTGCAGGGCCGGCACCGCGCCCTGTCCTGGCTGATGTTCCAGATGGCCGGTATCGGCCCCCTCCACGGCCAGGCTCACCACTTCATCCGCTACGCACCGGTCGCCGACGCCTATCCGCTGGAGCGCTACACAAGGGAGGCCAGGCGCCTGCTGACGGTGATGGACACCCAGCTCGGCAAGACCGGATACCTGGCGGGCGACTACAGCATCGCCGACATCGCCTGCTGGCCATGGATCAGGGCGGCAAGGCGGTGA
- a CDS encoding sulfotransferase domain-containing protein yields the protein MNDPTWPQKTREFQNHHFDSTVWNDFNFRDGDIIVGTYGKSGTTWTQQIVGQLVFNGSADVDVGEMSPWVDLRVPPKEVKLPAIEAQTHRRFLKTHLPVDALVFSPQAKYIYIGRDGRDVVWSMYNHHANANQTWYDMLNDAPGRVGPPIERPPESIRQYFLDWMDRDGHPFWPFWGNIRSWWEIRHLPNVLLIHFDDLKRDMPGEIRRMAGFLDIAIDENHFPAIVEHCGFDYMKANAAKSAPLGGVFWDGGAATFINKGVNGRWRDTLTAEDSARYEATAREQLGEDCARWLATGKL from the coding sequence ATGAACGATCCGACCTGGCCGCAAAAGACGCGCGAATTCCAGAACCATCACTTCGATTCGACGGTGTGGAACGATTTCAATTTTCGCGACGGCGACATCATCGTCGGCACCTACGGCAAATCGGGCACCACCTGGACGCAGCAGATCGTCGGCCAGCTGGTGTTCAACGGATCGGCGGACGTGGATGTGGGCGAGATGTCGCCCTGGGTCGATCTGCGGGTGCCGCCCAAGGAGGTCAAGCTGCCCGCGATCGAGGCGCAGACCCACCGGCGCTTCCTGAAGACCCATCTGCCGGTCGATGCATTGGTGTTCTCGCCACAGGCCAAATACATCTATATCGGCCGCGACGGCCGCGACGTGGTGTGGAGCATGTACAACCACCACGCCAACGCCAACCAGACCTGGTACGACATGCTGAATGACGCGCCGGGCCGGGTCGGGCCGCCGATCGAACGGCCGCCGGAATCAATCCGGCAATATTTCCTCGACTGGATGGACCGCGACGGCCACCCGTTCTGGCCGTTCTGGGGGAACATCCGGTCATGGTGGGAAATCCGCCATCTCCCCAACGTGCTGCTGATCCATTTCGACGACCTCAAGCGCGACATGCCCGGCGAGATCCGGCGCATGGCCGGCTTCCTCGATATCGCCATCGACGAGAACCATTTCCCCGCCATCGTCGAGCATTGCGGTTTCGACTACATGAAGGCGAACGCCGCCAAGTCGGCGCCGCTAGGCGGCGTGTTCTGGGACGGCGGCGCGGCCACCTTCATCAACAAGGGTGTCAACGGCCGCTGGCGCGACACCCTGACCGCCGAGGACAGCGCCCGCTACGAAGCCACGGCCCGCGAGCAGCTGGGCGAGGACTGCGCCCGCTGGCTGGCCACGGGCAAGTTGTGA
- a CDS encoding glutathione S-transferase — MQLYDFKMAPNARRVRVFVAEKGLDIPRIEVDLGSRAQLNDDYRRINPLAEVPSLVLDDGTIITESTAICRYLEEVYPDPPLCGRNPLERALVMMWDRRVEQHGFAAVAEGFRNSSPFFKDRSVTGPADFAQIPELAERGKVRFANFLVLLEQRLGETEYVAGERYSIADITAMVAIDFARTIKARIGEDQGNLQRWYAAVSGRPSAQA; from the coding sequence ATGCAGCTGTATGACTTCAAGATGGCGCCCAATGCGCGCCGCGTCCGGGTTTTCGTTGCCGAGAAGGGCCTCGACATCCCCCGGATCGAGGTTGACCTGGGCTCGAGGGCCCAGCTGAACGACGACTATCGCCGGATCAATCCCCTGGCCGAGGTACCGTCGCTGGTGCTGGACGACGGCACCATCATCACCGAGAGCACGGCCATCTGCCGCTATCTCGAAGAGGTCTATCCGGACCCGCCGCTGTGCGGCCGCAACCCGCTGGAGCGTGCTCTGGTGATGATGTGGGATCGCCGCGTCGAGCAGCACGGCTTTGCCGCCGTCGCCGAGGGCTTTCGCAACAGCAGCCCGTTCTTCAAGGATCGCAGCGTCACCGGTCCGGCCGATTTCGCCCAGATTCCCGAACTGGCCGAACGCGGCAAGGTGCGCTTCGCCAATTTCCTCGTGCTGCTGGAGCAGCGGCTGGGCGAGACCGAGTATGTGGCCGGCGAGCGCTACAGCATCGCCGACATCACCGCCATGGTCGCCATCGATTTCGCACGGACCATCAAGGCGCGCATCGGCGAGGATCAAGGCAATCTACAGCGCTGGTACGCGGCCGTCAGCGGCCGCCCAAGCGCGCAGGCGTAG
- a CDS encoding SDR family NAD(P)-dependent oxidoreductase codes for MAIRFDGRVAIVTGAGGGVGRAHAMELARRGAKVVVNDLGGAIDGSGGSSAAADAVVAEIKAAGGEAMSDGCSVTDEGGVANMVQKIMDSWGRIDILINNAGILRDKTFGKMDIADFRAVLDVHLMGSVICSRAVWPIMRQQQYGRIVVTTSVTGLHGNFGQTNYGAAKAGLYGFMNVAKLEGERDNIRVNTISPFALTRMTESMITGERAAMYAPELVSPAVMYLVSEDAPTGMILSAGAGTVSRAAMVETQGVNFGMNITAEDVAAHIDEIGDMSTARPMRDATEQSKKNAETLAKAPVKG; via the coding sequence ATGGCCATCAGGTTCGACGGACGGGTCGCGATTGTCACGGGTGCGGGCGGCGGCGTGGGCAGGGCCCATGCCATGGAACTGGCGCGCCGCGGCGCGAAGGTCGTGGTCAACGATCTCGGCGGCGCCATCGACGGCAGCGGCGGATCGAGCGCGGCGGCGGATGCTGTGGTGGCCGAGATCAAGGCCGCGGGCGGCGAGGCCATGTCCGACGGCTGCAGCGTCACCGACGAGGGCGGCGTCGCCAACATGGTCCAGAAGATCATGGACAGCTGGGGCCGCATCGACATCCTGATCAACAATGCCGGCATCCTGCGCGACAAGACCTTCGGCAAGATGGACATCGCCGATTTCCGGGCGGTGCTGGACGTGCATCTGATGGGCTCGGTGATCTGCTCGCGCGCCGTCTGGCCGATCATGCGCCAGCAGCAATATGGGCGCATCGTCGTCACCACCTCGGTGACCGGCCTGCACGGCAATTTCGGCCAGACCAATTACGGCGCGGCCAAGGCCGGCCTTTACGGCTTCATGAACGTGGCCAAGCTTGAAGGCGAGCGCGACAACATCCGCGTCAACACCATCTCGCCCTTCGCGCTGACCCGCATGACCGAAAGCATGATCACCGGCGAGCGCGCGGCCATGTACGCGCCCGAACTGGTGTCGCCTGCAGTCATGTATCTGGTCAGCGAGGACGCGCCCACCGGCATGATCCTCAGCGCCGGCGCGGGCACCGTCTCGCGCGCCGCCATGGTCGAGACCCAGGGCGTCAACTTCGGCATGAACATCACCGCCGAGGATGTTGCCGCCCATATCGACGAGATCGGCGACATGTCGACCGCCAGGCCCATGCGCGATGCAACCGAGCAGAGCAAGAAGAATGCGGAGACGCTGGCCAAGGCGCCGGTGAAAGGCTGA
- a CDS encoding 6,7-dimethyl-8-ribityllumazine synthase — protein sequence MNQSNQNTTTDTGRIAFIQACWHRDIVDQCRTAFVREMDKRGIPESAMDFFEVPGVFEIPLHAKILAASGRYDAIVATGLVVNGGIYAHEYVSDAVISGLMRVQLDTDVPVLSAVLTPRHFHEHDEHHRFFRDHFVIKGTEVAGACAQTLANMRQLKAGDARAAA from the coding sequence ATGAATCAGAGCAACCAGAACACCACCACCGATACAGGCAGGATCGCCTTCATCCAGGCCTGCTGGCACCGCGACATCGTCGACCAGTGCCGAACCGCGTTCGTCCGCGAGATGGACAAGCGCGGCATTCCCGAAAGCGCCATGGACTTCTTCGAGGTTCCCGGCGTGTTCGAGATTCCGCTGCACGCCAAGATCCTGGCGGCATCGGGACGCTATGACGCCATCGTCGCCACCGGCCTTGTGGTCAATGGCGGCATATACGCCCACGAATATGTGTCGGATGCCGTGATCAGCGGGCTGATGCGGGTGCAACTCGATACCGACGTGCCGGTGCTGTCGGCCGTGCTGACGCCGCGGCATTTCCACGAACACGACGAGCATCACCGCTTCTTCCGCGATCACTTCGTGATCAAGGGTACGGAAGTGGCCGGCGCCTGCGCGCAGACGCTGGCCAACATGCGGCAGTTGAAGGCCGGCGACGCGAGGGCGGCGGCCTAG